The Chaetodon auriga isolate fChaAug3 chromosome 4, fChaAug3.hap1, whole genome shotgun sequence region GTAAAAATCACATCTATTTCTTATGATTAATTAATATCCATGTACTTTCCAGTTCAACTATAGCTGGTAACTATGAAACAAAGGTCTATCTGAGCAATTTGCTTTTGGTGGCGGTCTGGCactttgtttgatttcatgCTAGCCAATGCATTTGTCACCTTCTCCTGTGCTCATGAAGTTGAAGCAGCAAATAAGATATGCACCAGCGTACTAGCCACTGATGTCCTCTTATTGTGTGTGCACCaaattaaaagatgaaaactgtatttaaagGCACGTGAacttttcttgtaaacaaacaagttgtttacattcagtgttaccAAATCACAGTGTGAATCATTGAGGTCTAACAAATACATCGAGTGCATTGACGCCATTGGTAGCACTGTGTATTGTGTCACCCATGTGCATGCACACTTGCACAGGCAACCTTTAAAGTCACTGCTGATGTGGTTCATCATTGGCTGCTTAATATATACAGCAGCTGTGGAATTCCTGAGGATAACAAAACTGCAGCAGATCAGCCAAGTATCTGGACTACCATGCCAGGAAGATAAAAAGCATTCAGTGCTTCTGTGCCAAGTCCTCTATACCCATTTGAAATGGGGAAACATTGTATTTTCATAACAGACATCTCTGTATCCTGTTACCTAAGTGCCAATGTCTGTGGGGCATTGTTGTATTCAAATTGGTAGACTGTGAAGAGCTATGAACTAAAAAATagtgaataaaacaaatgttgtaAGCCAAGagtttaataaaacattttattgtgtttgtcaAAGTCTGGTTGCCAGACAAAATTTACAAAAGTTATCATTCAGTTTCTACCAGACATTTATACATTTCTGTGCAATTCTGAGTTTACACTGATAATCCTGTCACGTTTTCTCAAGTAAAAGCAAAAGACATCCAGGTCAGAGTAACAAGAGTCAACAACATAATGTTAGCCTCATAGCATAATTGCCTAAGTCATATTTTAAGGTTTtcgggaaagaagaaaaaacaatgaaaaaaaaatgcccaaatcAAAGAGATGACTTAAGCAGATGGTGATTTAGGAATGTAACAAGCTTTCTGATAGGCTGAGGACATAGGCGATGAGGCAGGATGAAGCAGCAGTGTCAGGAGAGTAGATTTAGGCAGATATCTCAATTTGGCCAAAAAATGACTTAGGCAATTATGCTATGAGGCTAATGATAAATATCTGACTTGGTAGAAGGGCAAAGTAATGCATTTTTATACAACAGCTTAAGttgcataaaagaaaaaaaaaaaacacattacaaacattAACCAGACATATCCAACTGTTTGTTGCTTCAATTGACCAAGTTTTTATGCAGAGATATTTACAGATACTGTAAGTGTTTCTAACACAAAAAGAAGCAAAGGAACCATGAAATTCCAAATGCTAAAAAGTTTCCACTCCTCAACTGTTCAGCTGGGGCTGGAACTGACGACATTTGTGCACTGAGGTTCACAGAAGGAGCCAAAGCGCCCGTAAATGTCTTTGGCTCGAACCGCAAAATGATAAGTGGAGCCAGACTGGAACTGGGTCAGCGTACAGGCCATAGGCAGAGGAAGGGCCTTCACCTCCCCGATCTTCTtccagtgctgctgtgctgcattaCTGTTAGAGTTGTCTTGATGGAAGGCATAGAGGTGGTAGCTTTCTACACCTGCACAGGTCCGATCAGTTTCTGCCACACACCAGGACAGCACTATACCGGTCTGACTTGGCACCAGCTTCAGCTGAGGTTGCTGAGGGGGTGAGGTCCGCTCAGCCTCTGGGGGTAGGCGTGGAGGTGCAGGTGCTGCTGGGAGAGGGGGCAATGACATGCTGGAACCCCTGGTTGGTGTACTACTGGTTACAGTGCGGGATTTCAATGAGTCCTATAACAGAGAAAACTGCTGTGATGAGTTGTTCCTCTGGCAAAAGAGGCTAAATATGATCACAACCACCATTTGTTGAAGAATTTAAAAGGCACCCAGTAATTCATTCATATAGAAAGTGGACCTGGAAAGGTTATAGAGAAAGATTTCCATAAGCTGAAATAAATTCTCATCTACCAACAGGTGTCACTTTaagtcaaaaatgtgtttactggGCAAAGACAACTGGACTAATGTTAGCCTTGTGAAGAGCTTATAAGCAAAAGATCTAcagatttcacattttataTCATATGCAAATACCAATTACCCAAGACTTAACAGAGAAGTGAGAATTACAGAACAGCAACTGTgcaaaatatgtaaaacacagttCTACATCCTCACCAGTGGGGGGCGGTGGTGGACCGTCAACTGAGGATTGCTGGAAGAGTTCTGATTGCTCGGCGATGACCTTGCTCCTGCACCTGAGGAGACAGCACACATGAAAACTTAGATATAATCTaccaaacatgcacacatacgtTACCATTTTaagtatttcttttatttatgatCAAATAATAATTTTTATCACAACAGTGCCCAACAGCCAGGATAAAGTGTAGAACACTAGTTGAAGTTTGCCACAAaatcacatgcatgcacaaaatCACCCTTTCATGCCCTAAATGTAATTTATTAGCCTTACTGTTGGGAACGCTGACAACTGGGTGAGGACGCTGGATAGGTGAGGGAGCTGCAACAGTGGCATTCTTCACTCCTGTCACTGaaaaacatacaacacacacaatacacataCAACATCATTAAACCAAAGGCGTCTTTTCAGTATGTGTTGAAATAAATTGGTTTCATTGAATAGGGGAAAAAAGAGGTGGCCCTACACCTTACCttgtacatcatcatcatcctcagtgAGATCAATGACAGAGCCTTTGGGTCGTGCTGCTGGAGCAGCTACTTTGGTTGGAGTAGATCCCGTAGCTTGATTGTCTGaggaaagggagacagaaatacagacatACGACAATATTAAAAACTCAGGACTCTTTGGTCAAGACAAATACGATAGATCCGGTGAGTGAGATGacacacagatggcacagacaggcacacagtTGTTTAAACAATGATAATGGACATTTTAAGAGTCACATTAAACAAGAAAAGCCAAATGTGATCTCTTAACATTCTATTAATTTGTCCAAATAAGCGACAACTTGATTTTTACAAGCTGCTGATTGCAGCTGAGACATTTTCAATACTTGCAGAGACAACAGCCTTGTTACTCAAAGTACACGCCCACCTGTCTTTGACGTCAGAGACGTCCCTTGTGGTGGTCCTGGAGCAGTGGAACCTGTTGCTGCTGGCCCAGAGGTTGCAGGTGAAGAGGCTGAAGACATAGCTCCTgctacagagacagactgagctgGGGTCCTGGCTGTGGTCACGGATACCCCTGCATTGGGCGTAGTTATACCTCCAGCACCCCCCTGGTAGACAGCACGGGCCACAGAGATCTGGGCAGACGACATCTGGCCGGTTGAGGCCTGGAGCGCTGGGACAGTGGCAGCAGCTGGGACAGAGGCTGGTGCCGTGGTGATGGCGGGAGCAGGCTTCAGTATAAAAGTGGTGGTAGAAGCAGTGGTTTTGGCCTTGTTGAGTGAACTGGCCGTGGACAAAGAGGAAACGGGGATGTTGACCAGCGTTCCTGCCTGGCCATTAGCCATTGATAAAGGCAGCTGGATGAGCAGCGGCTGGCCGGTGGCCATCATGCTACTCCCGGGGGCCGTCTTCAGCAGCAGGGTGCCTGGGGGACTCTGAGTGGTGATGCCAGTGGCCAAGGTGGAGACAGCgttggaggtggaggtgatcAGCTGGAGGATGGGGGCCTGTGTAACCATGGCAGTGGAGGTGGGTGTTGGGACTGGGGCTGCAGTGGGGACTGACGGAGCTGGCAGGACTGGATTTGctgaggaaaacaggaaaaatggcTTGTTTCACGTGATGGGCGGTGTCAGCATTCTGTACACTTCAGTTCCTTATTAGTTACTGTAATTAACTACTTATTGACTTAAAGGGTgctaaaaccacaaacaaattAGTCTTCATTATATCCATTCATTGTTATTGCTTGCAAGATCTATCGGAAGTTAACGCCAATTCTAGCATGCAACGGGCAAACCACAGCTTAACACGTATTGCAGcactaacatgcacacaaattcagtcacacacttgcacagacCTCAGGGGAACCTGAAGGAAATGCTGCTGATTTTGTATATTTCTGTTATTGTCAATAAATCCCAGACCATAACCAACAATACATTAGCCCATCTCTCAATATTTTCTTCaagcctgtctgtggcactcagagAGGCCACTCATTACCATTCATTCCTACTGAacatatacatttttaaaaacatgttccaaataaacactgaaaacaaaagcgTTAAACAATTTCCCCACAACAGCTGGGCACTTTCgttttagcaaacattactcaaacaagAGTAAACGGAGATGGAGACTGGTATTTTCGGCCACAGATTCGGTATGCTAGTAagcatttacagcagcaggatagCGTATGTCAGATTGACtccaaataaaatattaatgcaAATGAAGGTACGTCCCTCCGTGTGTGGCTACACAGGCAACACTTGTTAGTAGAATCAAGCCGTTATTGGTTTTTTAAAATATTCCTTTGCACTGTGGAGGGAAACAACAGGATCCAGACAGAACCACACCAACACagagagaacatgcaaactccacacgGAAAGAAACAGGACCAAGACTCAAAGCCCACGGCTCTGTCGATGGGAGGCGACACTGCTGACCAAGGTGCTTCTGGCTATTCTATCCAAAGGAAATGACCAACAAAACAGTCAACATAAAGGAAATCCTGCTACTCACCAGCTGTGCCGGACGAAGAAACAGTTGTTGGAGTCTGCTTTACCTCCATGGAGGTCCGCACTGGCCTGTTTAGAAAGATTGCTTATGCTTAGAGCTGTTCACGCTTAGAACAGTTTATGTCCACAACAGGAAGCTGACTGAATGTGTTATGGTACTAACATTTCACTTTATTCAGTTTCATACAGTCAAGTTTGATCAACTTGTGACGAGATTCCACCTCGTAATTGAAGCACATGTCAGAGTTTTTAATCAAAGCATTTATCAGTATGTCAGCATGATTCCGTTGAAACGGTTTCAAGTGTGGCGCCAATTCCATAATTTCTCATGTAGAAGTCCTCAGGGATTCATATCCTTCTCAATAAgcaattaattcatttttatgaaCGCTGACAACAATTTAAGTGCAATGAGAGTAATATTCAGCCAAAATGTTTTGATAATTTCAATGATGCATAATGACAATTGTCCCAGTATGCTTCTATTCCTGTAATATAAGTCTGTCAATATGACACAGCAGTTCTTTCATCATATTCCCGAAAAAATTCCGGTCTTCTCTTCACTCGCAGTATTTCATTGATAACGTCACGgatctctctccagctgtcacaaGACAGTACAGGGAATCGACGCTCAATGTACATCCTCATTGTCCTCCTTAGGTTCGTGGGCAGTGCCTCTTTGCCCAGTAATCCAATATAATTGACCTTTGCAACCCAGTCACAGTAGACATCATATGGGACCAAGTAGCGAAATATGTACGATGCGTAGCGGTCAGGTCTGGGATTCCCTGAGCTTCTCTTGCAGTTGTGGTACAGCACTTTCTCCAAGTCGGAAGTGATTGTGCGGAGTTTAATGTCTGCTCGGCAGTTTCCTTCACTGAATTCTGCCAGCTTTTTTGCCATGGCAATATGACGTGACATAtctttgtcctcttcctcctccatttcctcttcttccttctccttcttgaCAGACAGTGCAGGAGTCTTACCAACAGAGGGCGCCACTCTCTCTCTGGGCACCTCAGGCTGCGGCTCTACTGTCTGTCGACGCAGCACGCTGTTGGGAGGAGAGGTGCAGTTTTAACTACACTCTGCACTGCCTGAGGAAAGGCTCAGGCTTCACATTGTAGAACGTCACAAGACTCAGGACCTGGACCCATGCGGTGTTACTTTGCAGGTGCAAAACACAGACTGGCACATGTTTGTTTATTCCAAACCAGTCTTAAGAAATATTTGGAGTGAAGTTATGAGTTTAAAAAAGTTGATCCTGACAAACCGAACAAGGGACATGGAATCTTGGTTTCCAAAAAAGTATGGATTTGGAGGATGTAGGGATTCTTTATTCTGTCCATTAGTTTTAAATTCAGTCTCTAGTGATTACGGATGGCAACCCGGGACAATGTCAACTATTCACGCTGTGAACGGCTTCGTGTGGAGTACTGGCTTCAGTCCGGTATTGTCACGTTCATACAAAGGCCAAATTCTTTTCACACAAAATACCAAAGTGCAGATTGCTAACatgtttaaatacatttatgCTGTGAATTTTGATAAATCAAATATTTTGTCACATAATGAAATGGTCTGGCAAACTTGCCAGCTTGCAGTGAAGTGATTAGACATCACGTCCAAAAAACCCTGAGAACCTCATTGCCAATTTCATCAGTTAACATTTATAGTATGATTGACAGGGATTTAGATGAGAAACTGTTGTGGGCATGGACACACTTACCGTTGAGCTTGAGGGCTATTCGCAGCAGCTGCCGTCTTGGCAGCAGTAgtggcagtagcagcagcagcagcagcagcgagcgcctgcagaaaacagacagcctgcagtcacaacattttcagacaaaatCGCTTTTAGCGATTTTAGCAAGATTTTAGCatgcaacaaaagcaaaacaatttcTTACCTCATGTTTCCTTTTGTTCTCCGATGCCTGATTGGCCTCCCCAAACTTTTTTGCTAGTCTGGCAATCTTGGCCTAAACAAACGgtagacagagaggtggacttcAGACACGCGCTTTGTTAACTGTGGGAAGTAAATCCAAGCAACTTCTCGGGTACACAATACTAATCACAAAGAGAGCATCTAACAATTCTGCGAGTGTTCTAACGTgtcataaaaaatatatttgacaTTATAATGTTCCAGTCTACCTACTTGGAGTATGTTAATGGCGGTTTGGTGTTTAGTGGCACAGTCGATCTTGTCTACTCTGTCCTTCAGCTCTTCCAAATGTTTGTCAAAAATGGTCACCTGCAAGGCTCTCAACCGTTCATCCACCAGCTGTTGTACAATCTGAGGATAAATATCAGGTAAAtgggaaaaaagcaaaattaaGTAATGAAATATACCCAATGGCAGAGTTCAGGTGGAAAAAAttctctgcagcaggacagttGCATACAAACCTTCTCAAGTTTATGGTGACTGCCAGCTTCCGCAGTAATTTTGAGTTCCAGCTGTGCCTCCAACTCCTCACGCTCGAGCTTGGgcctcttcccctctctttttACAGTCTGTGCTCCTTTTTCGTATCCCTCTGATAAAGTGCGCTTCAGTCCTGAGGTGGAGCCCTTGTCCTCCTGCACTACttgggaaacaaaaacaaaagccagtTAGTACACCTATGTGTGCCAGTATTTTGACAACAATTAGTGTCTGTATTTTTCTATCATTTCACCTGACACAATTTCACCTTTTTCTTGGAAACCCAGTTAGAATAAGTGAGAGACAAGTCCAATTATGTTTAAACTAAACTATCCACGGGATGTGCAGGCAGTTTGTCATCGCTGACACAAAGGTTGAAACTTTACAAGTTCTAATACTTTGGGGAAGAAATGTTTTTGCTTAGCTCTTAGCATTTACCATAAAAAAGCAACATCATCGGAGATCATTTTCTGAAGATAGGTACATTTTCTAGCTTCAAAGTGAAAGCACTTATGTCTACCTAATTTTCTTGCATCGTGTAATACCTGCCGTTAAATACATGAATGCAATCCAGTGGTTCTGGAGCTTGACCCATACTAGGGTCAAAGGATATCTTTGCCCAGCATTGATTTTGACAAAATTTTTTTAATCCCTCTCTCACAAACTACCCGACTTGCACTACTACATTGTTTCAGTAAGAGTTTACATTCTAATGTATTAACATGTAATACAGCCTCCAATTGCCAAGCTGTGTCTTTCAGTAATGACCTTGAACCCTACAGTTTTCATAGCCATCCAATTTGGGTCCAATTGGTTTAAGTATAGCACAAGAACATAAAGCTCCACATGTATAAAATGCTGAATATATGTAATATTACTGCTTGTGactcatttgctttctgttgAACTTTATCAATACGCAGTAAACATCTTGAAACTATCTGCCCCAACGTCCACTCTCTCATACCTGTATTAGATGGTGGAGTGGATGATGGCCGAGATGGCTTTGTGGTTTGTCTAACttcagatttttcctttttggtctCTACTTTGACTGACTCCATCTCCATCTTTGCCTCATTTTTTGATCCCTTCTTCACAGcctcttttccattttcctcttcttttatgtcttcctcttttatttctttttcttgttttagaTCCTCACAAGAAGAGGACGCTGTACGAGACGAGGAGGGACAAGGGAGAGAGGAATCGGAAGTAGAAGATTTCGGGGAAGAAGgcttttcatcttttgttttgaCAGTGGAGGCCTCAGTGTCCTTGGCGTTTTTAGTGTCTTTATCTGTGTCCATTGGTTCTGTGCAGTCAGAGACTGGAGGTGGCACAGACGAACATGGACCCAAACCTTTGACAGAATCCTTTGCTGGGTCCTTGGTTGCAGTCTGTTCAGCCTGAGGAAGAGCACAAttaacaattaattaattacaacaTTTTTGGACACATTTCTAGATTAACCATCACAGTCTGAATAAATCCAACATAGATCCAGGTCCCTGATACAACACTGGAGAATGTACAGTTTAAGTTTGGAACAACGTCCAAGAGATTTCTGAGCATttatctctttcttttccatATCTCGGTTCACCTCTGCGTCTTTCTCCTGGTTTTCCTTGGATTCAGTTGATGCTGGTTTCACGGATTCATTTGATGAGGATGACGAGgaacctttcttcttctccttctccttcttctcctcctccttctcatcctcctcttcctcttccatctTTTTCAGTTCAAAGTTCAGGGAGTGGAATGGTGACGTGGGAGAGGTAGGAGTATCTTCCTTTGCTTTTGGGCTGTGTGAAGAGGCAGGGGAAGGGGACAGATTCAGGGACAggaaaggagcaggagagccCGGAGAGGTCAGAGAGGCAGGGGATGTAGCGCAGGTGGCGTTTGAATCCAAGATGTTCTTTTGTTCTTCGTCCTCCATTTTCTGTCCATCCTCTTTGTGCGTTCCATTCACTAAAGGTGGCGGAGACATCTCAGACAAACCCGGAGCAGCAGTCAACAAAGTGCTGTGAAGACTCTCCAGTTGCTGTCGATCGCTGATCTTCATGGTTTTCCGAGCACGgaaaatcttcttcttctcttctgtcacAACAACTTCCATTGCTGCCTGTGGAGTGACAAAGGGAGATTAGATGCTATCAAAGAGCATGATGACTCTAGGAAAGAGCTTCAAAACCACTGTGATCGCTGCTAGAGAACACAGGCACGGTCTCTTCTGCTTATGAACCTGTACCTGGACTTTACGCACTGCATATTAAAGAAATGGTTGCAGTGTTTCAGAGCaaccactagaggtcactgtAGAGCTCTGACTttcttgtttgttcttttctaGAAGGTTCGTCTTTTACAGAGATCTGCATACCAAAATGGTTCTCAGTCAGTTTTTGGTACAGATTTGCCTCAGTCTCCAAGCTAAATCAGACAATTCCTTACTGCCTGGTTACATATTGCTGAATCTGTCCTCACGTGACAACATTCAAGGTGCAGCTCAGTATGCCACACCACCTTTTTCATGACAGTCAGAAAGCTTTAACTGCTCTGACAAATTCCATTTTTCTTAATTTGCCTATGGATTTCATGTTTACCCGAGCCCCGATCCAAAAAATGgcagtgaaaaagaaatgacagtgaaGTTAACAATAGCAGCAACCCAGCCTTCCTCCCATCCCCCCACGTTCCTATTGGTTCAATCCTCAGCAAATCACAACAGGCAAACTGAGGCCGTGCTGGCAGCAGTAAGGAGGCTAAGTAAAACATGAGGGGTTTTTTCCGTACATAGTTATATTGCACACATTGTAGTGTTGAGGCTAGTTGTCATATTGTATATGTATTAATTCCATGTATATtcattttgtatgtgtgtgatcattattattattaagtagAAATGCATTAaagctgtgtgctgcagtaaaattctcattttacagtcaaaagcAAGCAAGACGTGCTATGATATTAAGTAACATTAAGTGCATACACTTAACTAATCATTCATGAATAACTCACCTTCAAGATGAGAGGTTCCTGGTCATGGATTTACCACAGAATTCTCCGACAAcctgaaaaaaaagagatgtacTTTTCAGTAAAATTTACATTACAGCTTCAAACTAGGAAGAAGATCAACTATGCATGAAATCCACAGACCATGCAATTAAAGTGTAATCCTAAATTTAGCTCCTCTGAATTAAGCAGTCTATCTCCATCCCTTGAGCTGTAACTGAGCCCTTGGCTTCAAAAGGAGCTATTTATTTGTATGGTCAATATGAGTTTCATCAACAGGAAGTACAATTATGATGGTAACAATGAAGTATATTCACATTTATCAAGAAGGGGTATAATAACATCACATCATACAGCTGACCACCCATCTGGACACAAAAGgcgagtgtgtgtatatatgagGCATTGATGATTCCTAGAACCCTTCAACATGTTTACAAAGTGTTAGATCTGAATGTTGTTACAGTCATACTTTTCTTTGCCGACAGAGTTCTACAATaggatttctttctttcatttcctgtttctgcatATGAAATGACTGTTGTAACAGTTTTAGCAGTTGTAGCTTACTTTCTGTTGGTTTTGGCAAaaaatgtggatgtttttatttttgatattttggaCGCAGCAATTCAGCCATGATAATTTGATACCACTGA contains the following coding sequences:
- the atf7ip gene encoding activating transcription factor 7-interacting protein 1 isoform X1, which gives rise to MEVVVTEEKKKIFRARKTMKISDRQQLESLHSTLLTAAPGLSEMSPPPLVNGTHKEDGQKMEDEEQKNILDSNATCATSPASLTSPGSPAPFLSLNLSPSPASSHSPKAKEDTPTSPTSPFHSLNFELKKMEEEEEDEKEEEKKEKEKKKGSSSSSSNESVKPASTESKENQEKDAEAEQTATKDPAKDSVKGLGPCSSVPPPVSDCTEPMDTDKDTKNAKDTEASTVKTKDEKPSSPKSSTSDSSLPCPSSSRTASSSCEDLKQEKEIKEEDIKEEENGKEAVKKGSKNEAKMEMESVKVETKKEKSEVRQTTKPSRPSSTPPSNTVVQEDKGSTSGLKRTLSEGYEKGAQTVKREGKRPKLEREELEAQLELKITAEAGSHHKLEKIVQQLVDERLRALQVTIFDKHLEELKDRVDKIDCATKHQTAINILQAKIARLAKKFGEANQASENKRKHEALAAAAAAATATTAAKTAAAANSPQAQRPVRTSMEVKQTPTTVSSSGTAANPVLPAPSVPTAAPVPTPTSTAMVTQAPILQLITSTSNAVSTLATGITTQSPPGTLLLKTAPGSSMMATGQPLLIQLPLSMANGQAGTLVNIPVSSLSTASSLNKAKTTASTTTFILKPAPAITTAPASVPAAATVPALQASTGQMSSAQISVARAVYQGGAGGITTPNAGVSVTTARTPAQSVSVAGAMSSASSPATSGPAATGSTAPGPPQGTSLTSKTDNQATGSTPTKVAAPAARPKGSVIDLTEDDDDVQVTGVKNATVAAPSPIQRPHPVVSVPNSAGARSSPSNQNSSSNPQLTVHHRPPLDSLKSRTVTSSTPTRGSSMSLPPLPAAPAPPRLPPEAERTSPPQQPQLKLVPSQTGIVLSWCVAETDRTCAGVESYHLYAFHQDNSNSNAAQQHWKKIGEVKALPLPMACTLTQFQSGSTYHFAVRAKDIYGRFGSFCEPQCTNVVSSSPS
- the atf7ip gene encoding activating transcription factor 7-interacting protein 1 isoform X2, whose protein sequence is MEVVVTEEKKKIFRARKTMKISDRQQLESLHSTLLTAAPGLSEMSPPPLVNGTHKEDGQKMEDEEQKNILDSNATCATSPASLTSPGSPAPFLSLNLSPSPASSHSPKAKEDTPTSPTSPFHSLNFELKKMEEEEEDEKEEEKKEKEKKKGSSSSSSNESVKPASTESKENQEKDAEAEQTATKDPAKDSVKGLGPCSSVPPPVSDCTEPMDTDKDTKNAKDTEASTVKTKDEKPSSPKSSTSDSSLPCPSSSRTASSSCEDLKQEKEIKEEDIKEEENGKEAVKKGSKNEAKMEMESVKVETKKEKSEVRQTTKPSRPSSTPPSNTVQEDKGSTSGLKRTLSEGYEKGAQTVKREGKRPKLEREELEAQLELKITAEAGSHHKLEKIVQQLVDERLRALQVTIFDKHLEELKDRVDKIDCATKHQTAINILQAKIARLAKKFGEANQASENKRKHEALAAAAAAATATTAAKTAAAANSPQAQRPVRTSMEVKQTPTTVSSSGTAANPVLPAPSVPTAAPVPTPTSTAMVTQAPILQLITSTSNAVSTLATGITTQSPPGTLLLKTAPGSSMMATGQPLLIQLPLSMANGQAGTLVNIPVSSLSTASSLNKAKTTASTTTFILKPAPAITTAPASVPAAATVPALQASTGQMSSAQISVARAVYQGGAGGITTPNAGVSVTTARTPAQSVSVAGAMSSASSPATSGPAATGSTAPGPPQGTSLTSKTDNQATGSTPTKVAAPAARPKGSVIDLTEDDDDVQVTGVKNATVAAPSPIQRPHPVVSVPNSAGARSSPSNQNSSSNPQLTVHHRPPLDSLKSRTVTSSTPTRGSSMSLPPLPAAPAPPRLPPEAERTSPPQQPQLKLVPSQTGIVLSWCVAETDRTCAGVESYHLYAFHQDNSNSNAAQQHWKKIGEVKALPLPMACTLTQFQSGSTYHFAVRAKDIYGRFGSFCEPQCTNVVSSSPS